In Burkholderiales bacterium, the genomic stretch GCCCTGGCTACCCTCACCGGCGAATTCACCTCGGACGATCTTCTGGGGGAGATTTTCGCCCGCTTTTGTATCGGAAAATAGTGAGTATTCCGGCATAGTCCGAAGCCTTCCGCAAAAACCCAGTAAACCCCACGTAACTGCCGGCTTTTTGCTCTGCAATGGGCTGCATAAGCTCAGAAACCTTTGGCACTCCTGTGAACCAGCTGGAAGGCCGCCCGCAAGGCCCAAGGCGGCAAGCCGGCCGCCCTGGCTGCACAATCCTCTGCTCCCAAGAGGCGAAGAACCCCCAACACGGATCCCCGCCTGGTGAGCGAAATCCGGCGGCTACGCACGCTCCACCCGAACAAGGCCAAGGCCAAGCTCCACGTGCTGCTCGCCCCCTGGTGTGCCCAGCACGGCATCGCGCTACCTAGTGTCTCCACCATTGGCCGCATCATCGCCAGAGCGCCCGACAAGATGCGCCACGCCCCCAGCCGCATCGACAGCCGAGGGAAAGCCCAAGCCCCTGCGGCGGCACCAGACGCCCAGAAAACCCAAGCAGGTCAAGGCCCAAGCCCTGGAGGTGCTCGCTTGCTCGACCCGCGAGCGCATCCGCGACGGCATGCGCCGCTACATCGTCACCTTCATCGACCCGGTCTCGCACTTTGCCTTTGCCGTGGGGCTACCCTCCAAGCACGCCCGATACACCGCCCGCGCCCTTGATTCGGGCCTGTCCTTGCTGCCTCACACCCCGAAGGTCGTCCTCTCCGACAACGGTAGTGAGTTTGAAGGCGACTTTGCCCAGCTCCTTAAGGAGCGCGGCATCAAACGCTGGTATACCTACCCCAAAACCCCGAAGATGAACGCCAGACGCTCGCTTCAACCGAACGATCCAAGAGTCCTTCGTGGACTACCACGAGGAGTTGCTCTTCACCGACCTTACGCTCTTCAACCGCAAGCTCGCCGACTGGCTGGTCGTCTCAGACGCCGAGCGCCCGCACCACTCCTTTGGCCAGCAATCTCCGCTATCCTTCCTCCTGCAACATCAACCCGAGTGCCAAAGGTACTGGACTCATCCAGCGTATTGGTCCATCGAGCGTTGGCGGCTGCGCTCCCGCAAAGCGGAAATGATGGGGGCGGCGCTGGCCGCCATTCGGCGCGGTGAGGACTTCGGGAAAACCGACGATCTTCTCTTTGCCCATGAACAGGCGGAAAGTTGCTTGCTGGCCTTGGACGCCGCCCTGCTGACGATTTGCGCGGACAACGGCATCGACCCGGCAGACGTGCGCAGGGTGGCGGGGGCGGAACCCTTCAAGCCCATGCGCGAGGGCGTGGCACCGGACGGCGAAATGCAGGCCGCGATGCAATCGGCCTTCGCGCAACTGCTGGCCGTGTGAAATGGACACCTGCCCGACGGCCGAGGAACCGACCGAGGCGACGGTGGAAGAAGTGGCCGTCTGGCTTTCTGCATCGGCAAGTAGGGGTGCTTCCGGAGAGATCCGGTGCGGGCCAGTATTCAGCGGTAAAGGCTATCCTGAAGCGGCTCGCGAGGCGGGGGCGGCACCCGACAGCACGGTGGCCGAGTTCTGAGCGCGCTGCTTCCGCGACAAGCTAGGCAAGCACCGGCGGGTCTCACGATTGCCCGCCGCAACTTCGACGCGCCCATCGTTCCGGCCAACGGCACAAAGCGGGGGTGGTATACCGCGACCCTTGCGGTTCCCGGCTCGCCTCCGCGATCGGGACGGACAGAATCACAAACCTCAAACGATGACACCGATCGACGATAGCGACGGTCCGAGACCGAGCGAACGGGGACGCCGTCGAGCGCATGCCCCGACATATCGACGGACTGGTGCGAGCGTCGGCGCGATCGCGCTGTCGTCAATCCGTTTCGAACCCGTGGGTCTTGAACTTCAGGGTTCTGCTGTTCTCGGTGACGGTGCGAACGGTCTGCTCGCTGGCTCCGTCCGGAAAGTGCGCCTCGATCTCGAGCGTCACCGAAACCTCGGCGCCCGGTTGGCCGACGAGATGCGCGATGACTTCCTCGGCGATCCGCCCGGCATCCCGGCCGACGCGCGTCGGGTCGAGCGACACCGTGCCGTGGAAGCGGCGCGGTAGGCGAGGCGGCACCGGCGTTGGCTTTGAGTCGCCTGGCCTCTGTTCGCCTGGTTCCGGTCCGGGTGGCGGTACGGTGTCCGCGCCCGGCGCGGCCGGCACCTCGGCTTGGAGCTGGCGGCGCGCGACCTCCGGCTTGACGATCAGTCCCGCGTCCCCGGGGCCCAGCGCGACGACCTGCCCGCCGCGCAGGCCGCGATACCGTCCGCCGGCCTCGTCGAAGCTCTCGGCATAGGCGAACGTGTCGGACTGCCAGGTCGGCAGCGCCACGCCGTCGCGCATCGCCTGCGCCAGCACCTCCGGCCCGGTGAGCCTGGGCAGATAGAGGTAGCGCGCGAAGTCCTCGACGAGTTGTCGAATGGCCACGTGGTCACCGCGCCACAGCGGCACCTCGTCCAGATGCTTGCGCAGGATCGTGGAGCCCAGGCTGGTGATGAGCAGGTCTTCGCTGCGCAGCTTCTTGCTGGCGCGGACGGCAAGCGCATCGGCGCCGGTGAGCCGCAGCGCATGCCACTCGACCGCGGCCTGCGGCGTCTTCTGCTCCGGCACCAGCAGCCATTGGTAGGTCTCCGGCAGACGCGCGGTGACGGCGGCATCGGCGGCCTGTTTCTGCGTTTCGGCCTGCCTGACCTGGTGCGGGTCGAGGTTCAGCGCTTCCTTTTCTTCGAGGATCGACTGCCATGCCAGATACCGGCGCACCGCCTCGTCCAGGTCCTGCAGCCGCACCTTGTCAGCCGCGAGGAACACCAGCGTGTTGCGATAAAGGCGCGGCGTATTGCCGCGCGATTCGAGGATCGCCTGCGCAGCAAGCTGTGCCGCGTTACCCTCCTCCTTGCCGTAGGGGTGCTCGGGCGGCAGCACGACTAGCCGCGCATCGAGATCGTCCGGCACGTCCGCGCCCGTGCGCGGCAGCGGGTGCACGCGCGAGAAGTCGCCCGGCTTCTTCAGGTCTGCGCGCACGCGGGCCTCGAGTTCCGCATGCACCTTGTCGGGGTCGCGCTTCAACTGCTCGGCGCGGTCCTCGGCGAGCTTGGTGACGGTGGGCTGCGTTGCGTACCAGAAGCGCGGCCCGTCCTGGTAGAGGTAGGTCGCCGCCGCGGCCAGGCGGCGCAAGGCATCGCCGAACACCGCCGGCGATTCGCCCGGCATCACGCAGCCGAGCTTCACGCGCCGATCCTCCAGCCCGCGATGCGCAGCCGCCGCGATCGGCGCGGAGCCGAGGTAGATCGTGCGCGCCACGCGCCGCGTGGCGGAGAGCTTGCCGAGGTTGGGCACCTCACCGTCGATCTTGAGCGGCAGCGAGCTCGGCCCGTCCACGTCCTTCTCGATGATCGGCACCCAGTTGTCCGAGAGATAGCGTGTGAGCTCGAACTGCACGCGAGGATCATCGAGAGGAATCGTCGACGGCAGGATGAGCGGGTTGCGGTCGCCCTTCTCCCACAGGCAGTGAACCACGGCCGCCATCAGGCGCAGCACACCGCGCGTGCGTTGGAACTTGACCAGCGTGGACCAGTCCTCGTAGAGCCGGTCGAATATCTCCGGGTGGATCGGAAACGCGGCCTGGATGCGTTTTTCGTAGTCGGTGCTCTTGCACTCGGGCGGAAACTCCGCGGCTTGAGCGCGGTAGAGGTCGGCGAAGGCGCGCGCGGTGACGTCGCGCTGCTTGAAGGCCTCTGCGCCGGAGAGCGGCTCGAACAGGCGCCGCCGCACGATCTCGAAGCCTTCCTCGGCCGACGCCGGCCGCCACGACGACTCCACGCGCCCGACCACGTTGCGCAAGCGGTCGAGCGCCTCACGGCCACGCAGGCCGCCCACCTCCACGTCGTCCGCCTGGGTGTCGGATGCCGGCAGCGAGATCACCAGCAGACAGTTGCCCGCGAGCTTGGCCGACTCGGTCAAGGCCTGCGCAAAGGTGAACTGGGTCTCGAAGCTGCCGGCCGGCAAGTCGCTCTGGTCGTGCAGTTGCCGCGCGTAGGCCACCCACTCGTCGATCAGGATGAGGCACGGCCCATGCTCGCGCAGCAGCTCGCGCAGCGCGTCACCGGGGCTGGTCGCGTTTTCGTCGTCCTTGGCGATGCGCGCATAGGCCTTCTGGCCGCCGAGCTGCCACGCGAGTTCGCCCCACAGGGTGCGAACGACGGTGCCGTCGGGCTTGGTCACCGGGTTACCCGGTGAAATCTTGTTGCCCACCAGCACCACGCGGCGGGCGGTCGGCAGCCGGGTGACGCCGGCGGCGGCCATGACCTCGTCCACGCCCGCCAGCTCCCCGGGGGCGCTGCCGCCGAACAGGTGGTATAACGCCAGCATCGAATGGGTCTTGCCGCCGCCGAAGTTGGTCTGGAGTTGCACCACCGGGTCGCCGCCCTTGCCCGAGAGGCGTTCGACGGCGCCCACGAGCAGCCGCTTTAAGCTCTCGGTGAGGAAGGTGCGGCGGAAGAACTCGGCCGGCTCGCGGTATTCGTCGCTGCCCTCGCCCAGATGCACCTGCCACAGGTCGGCCGCGAACTCGGCCTGCTGGTAGCGGCCGCTGGCCACGTCCGCATGCGGGGTGACGATCTCGCGCCAGGGCTTGAGCGTGCCGGTCGCCGCCTCGATCAGCGAACCGCCGGCCTTGCGCTTCTCGCCGCGCACCTGCTCTTCGATGGTCAGGCGGCGCAGTTCCATCATCATGCGGTCCACCTCGTCGGCCTCCTTGGCCGACACGGCGGTGAGCAGCCGCACCATCGAGTCCATGGCCCTCTCGGCATCGCGGCTCGAAAACGGCTCCTGGTGCGCCCACTTGTTGCGCCAGTCGCGCAGCTCCTGCACCAGGGATCGCTCGGCGCGACCAAGGGTGCGGCCGAATACCTCGTTCCAGGCCTCCCACATCAGCTTGAGCAGGGCCGAGACATCCCATTCCTCGACGGGCTTGTTGGCCAGCAGCGGGTCTTCGATGAAGCTGCGCACCCGTTCCGGTGTCAGGCTGTTGGCGGCAATGGCGCTTTTCACCTCCCGCCCGACGAAGGGCCCGAGCCCGGACTTCAGGAGTTCCAGCGCCTTGCCGACGCGCTCGTGATTGGTCATGGCCACGGTTCAGCGTGCTCCCAACAGGGTTTCCAGTTGCGCCGCCAACGCCGGAACGGCCGTGGTTGCCGTCTTCCGCCGTACATCGAGGTCGATGTCGCTGTGCGGCCCCGCCGTGCCCGTCAGTTGCGAGCCGAACAGGGACAGGCGGAGGATGTGGTGCGTGCGGCAAAAATCGGCCAGCGTCCCTCGATCGATGTTCAGGCTCGGATGCATGGCAAGACCTCCCTATAGCAAGTCGGCTTGCGCCGGTGCGGACGGGTATTGTGCCGTCTCCCGCGCCAGCCGCGCGATCTCCGGCCAACTCTGCACCAGCGCATTGTACGACAGCGCCTCGGCCGCGCGCTTCTTGCGCTCGCTGAGGGTGTAGAGGCGGTAGGCCAGCTCGCGCGCGACCTCGGCCTTGGCGCCGAGCTTCGCGACGAGGGAGGCAGCGGCGGCCTCGCCGCCGGATTCGAGCGCGCGGATCAGGTGGTGCACCGTCTCCCAGGCGGTGAGGCGCGCGTCCAGCGCCGGGCCCCAGTCGGCGGGCAGTTCGTCGGGCTTCAGCAATCGCACCCTGCCGCGGGCCGAGGCCACGATGCCGGCCTCGACCATGCCGGCCACGCTCGTGTTCTTGGCCTTGGACAGCGTCTCGGCCACGCCGAACTCGCCCTCGGCAAAGCCGTGCTGCTCGAACCAGGCCAGCGCCCAGCGGCTGTCGGCGTCGAAGTCGCCCTCCTGCTCGGCGAGCGCCTCGTCGAGCGTGGCGTTGATGAGCGCCAGCGCCTCGCGCACCGAGACGGGCCGCCCTTCGGCATCGAGCACCTTCGCGTAGCGGGTATAGACCGCCATGCCGGGGCCGATGGCCGCCTGGGCGAGGTCCACCGGGGCGATGTTGGCCTTTTGCAGCTCGGCCAGCGCCGGCGGCAGCTCGGCCTTGAGCGCGTCGACGAACTCGCGGCGCGTGGCGGTGGGGGCGTTCGCGGGGCGCGGGCGGCAGACGAGGACGATGCTGGAGGCGAGGGCGGCGACGTTCTTCTTCAAGTTGCCTGTGTACTCTGTCCGCATCGGCCAGGTGCCGCTGATGGCGAAGCCGGCGCGGATCACCGCGTCGAGAAAGGTCTCCCAGCCGGTGCTGGACGTGCCCTCGTCGCTCTCGCTCTCCGACTGCTTGAAGGCGTAGTAGATGGTGACCGGAAAGGCCGGGTGCGACTGCTCGGCCAGGCGGTGCATGGCCTGTGTCATGCCGTCGAGGAAGAACGCCTCGGCCTTCTCCTTGCTGCCGTGGCGGTAGGGCGTCGCGACCAGCTCCTCGGCCTTGGGCACGGCCAGCGTGGCGAACAGGTCGGGGAAGACGGGTCGCAGCGAGCGACGCAACCAGACATAGAAGAAGTCCGAAAGGTCCGCGTAGCCGATGTTGTCGTAGTAGGGCGGGTCCGTGGAGACGAGCTTGTCGCGAGTCAGGTCCTGATTTTGTGCGTCTTGCTGTTGAGCTAAGCCATAGGGAAACGCGGGAAGAGTCGTCTCCAACACGCGCGTCATGTAGTCAACTTGGCCAAGGAAATTGCCGGTTGACCTACTAAACGGATTGCCTTCGACGAAGTCCCATGTCATCGGCAATGCTTGCCGAGCAAATACTTGCTGAACGTTCTCTCCTTTCTGATCCCAGAAGTTGAGGGTGGCTGTTCGATTTGCCTGCCTGCTTATGCCGATTCCCAAATACACCCCCACCGCCTCGGCATACGCCGTGGCGCCGGTGCCGCCGTCGCGCAGCGGCTGGCCGTCGTCGGGCAGGCCCGCAGCGAGGGCGTCGCGCTTGACCCGCGCCATCGCCTCGCCCACCAGGTCCGAGAAGGTCGTCAGCGCCACGAGCTGGCGGGGCGTGAAGAGGTCGCCGTAGGTCGTCAGACCGTAAGGCGGTGTCCATAAAGCACGCGGGTCAGGCGCGAGGGGTGTCTCCGGTTTCCAGGTCGGCTTCGCCTCCCGCGCAATCGCCTCGTGTTCTGGCGTGGGCGGCAAGTACGCCCGCCCGCGTTCGCCCTCGGCGACGATCGCCATCAGCCGCGCGCCCATGCGCCCGGCCTGGCCCTCGGCCTTGATATAGTCGCCCGCGATCGGCGTGCCCGACATCAGGCAGCGGAAGTTCGCGCCGCGCGCGAGCTTGGTGCCGTTCTTCGCGGCCTGCGCATCCTTCGGCTTGCCCACCTTCACGGTGAACCGATACCCGCCGCCTTCGATCACCGGCTCGACATACGCCTCCTTGCCGGGTTTGGTGGAGAGCATGAAGGTCGAGGCGAGCGGCACCTCTACGTCGGCGAAGGCGGGGTTGGGGCTCTTCACCGTGCGCGCCCAGAGCCACGCGATCACGGTGAGCTTGCGGCCGACGTAGGGCTCGAGGTCCGGCCGCGCCGAAGCCATCTCGGCCGTGACCTCGACCTTCGGATAGAGGTGGCCGATGCGCTTTTCCGCCTCGTCGCGCATCCACTGGCCGTAGTGGCGCACATCGGCCGCGAGACCTTCGGCCCCGCGCCAGGTTTTAGGGAATAGGGTGTGGGTTATAGGGGATCGGCGTTGAGACGCTGACGTAGAACGGTCAGCATTCTGCCCAGTTCGCCCGTCACAGACAGGGCTGTCGCTGCTTGATTTTCCTTGAGCAATCCCGTTCTGACTGCCAGCAGCAGCAACGTCTCGGTCTCCGCCAGCGATCCCCTCGCGATATTCACGAAGTTTGCATAGTCCTTCCGTGTCCCCCTCGCGTGTCCTTCCGCGATGTTCGCCGGAACCGACGCCGCTGCTTTGAGTAGTTGCCCCGTTAACCGATACTCCTCCGTCTTCGGGAGTACCTTGGCCAGCCGGTACACTTCCTCCGCTAGCTCCATCCCCTTCTGCCAAACCTTCAAATCCCGATACGATTCGATCTTGCCCATCCCTATCCCCTATCCCCTGCAACCTATCCCCTGGATTGACGGGCGGCAGCCCGGCAAACCGCGGCGGGATCTCAATCATCGCCTTGTTGATCAGCACTGCGACCGGGTTCAGGTCGGAGGCAAAGCTCTCCAGCCCCAGCCGCTGCGCCTCCAACGGCAGCGCCCCGCCACCGGCGAAGGGGTCGTGGAAAGCGGGCAGCCTGTCCGGGTTGAAGAGTTCGGCAGCGCGAGGATGGCCGGCATGGTCGCGGCAGGTGCGCCGCCAGCTTTTCCAGATTTCGTCGCGGGCGGCCTGCAAAACCTGCTCGTTGGTGGTGTTCTCCCACTGCACCAGGTCTTCGATGATGCGGAACAGCCGCTGGCGCTCCTTCTCCTGTGCCTCGGGCGTGGGAAACTCCTCGGGCACGCTGGCGGGGTCGTCCACCATCTGCGCGAAGATCACGGCCCGCGCCGCCGCCAGTGGGCGGCGCGCCCACCACAGGTGCAGCGTGGAGGGGTGGCCGTGGCGGATGCTCTTCTCGCGCGCGCTGGCCTGGTTGATGGCTTCGAGCGGCAGGGCGACTTCGATGAGTTTCTTTCTCATAGCACCCTCCACCACGGCGCGGCGAGCACCCGCCGGGTCAGCGGAAAGACTTCATCGCCGCCATACAGCAGAAGCCCGCCGTCACACTTGCCCTTGTACTCATCGAGGAAACTCTCCAGGCCCTTGGCGTCGGCAGGTACGGCTCGGATGGCGGTTTTGACCTCGATGGGCAGGAGCCGCTTGGGCGTCTCGATGACGAAGTCCACCTCCACCCCACCCGCCGTGCGCCAGTACAGAATTTCAGGCCGGGGTGTTTCCAGCTCCCGCCAGGCCAGCAGATCCAGGAGCACGAGGTTTTCCAGATGCGCGCCGCGCGGCTCGGTCTCGCCGCTCAGGTACAGTGCAAAGGCGGTGTCGCCCCAGTAGAGCTTGGGGGCTTTGATGAGCCGCTTGGTGCGATTGACTGCATAGGCGGGCAAGCGCAGGGCCAGAAAGCTGGCCTCCAGCACGTTCAGGAAACGGTGCACCTGGGGCTGCGCCAGCCCCACGTCGCGGCCCAGCTCCGCCTGATTGAGCAAGGAGCCTAACCGCAGACAAGCGGCCTGGGCCAGCCGGCGGAAGTCGCCCAGGTTTTCCACCGCCCGCAGGTTGGGCAGGTCGCGCTCCAGGTAGGTCTGCAAATAGCCAGAGAACCAGAGCGTGCGCTGCTCGGGCGTGGACAGTTCATGTGCCGGAACCGGCATACCGCCGCGCTGCACCGCCTCGCGCCAGTCGGCGGGGGCGCGGGGGGTTTGGGTCAGCACCTCGGGCCACTGCACCGCGGGAACGGCAAGCAGCTCACTCCAAAGGCCGGTGCGGCCCTGGCCCGCCAGCTCGCCCTGGGTGAGCGGCCACAGCGTGACGTAGACGGCACGGCCCGCCAGCGACTCGCCAATGCGCTCGAGCATCAGCAGGTTGGCCGAGCCGGTCAGCACGAAGCGGCCAGGACGCCGCGGTCGGTCGCGGTCCACGGCACGCTTGATGGCGATGAGCAGATCCGCGGCCCGCTGCACCTCGTCCAGCACCAAGGCCGGCGCGCGGGCTACCAGCGCTTCTGGGTCGGCCTCGGCCTGCAGCCGCACGGCGAGGTCGTCGAGGGTGAGGTAGGGCCGGTCGGCCAACTCCGGATGGGCCTTGACCAGCGTGGTTTTTCCGGTCTGACGGGCGCCGAGCAGCACCACCACCGGCATGACGCCCAACGCTCGATCCAGCACTCGGGCGGCTGCCCGTGGGAGCAGCGGGCGGATACCTGATTCCATAACGGAATGATAATCATACATTCAAAGCAATGCAATCAGCCGTTACCCTGGCTCATCGGCTCGGGCCAAAAGAGTGGCAAAGTCGTAGTTCACGCTGGTCACGCCGAAGTCCGGCTCGCGCTGGAAAGGGCGACGCAGGTAGCGCACGCGGTGGTTCCCGTCCTCCAGGAACTCGACGATGGCGAGGATGAAGTCGTCGGGCTTGTTGAGCGAGGTCAGGATTTCGTTCTTCGTCACCGTCACGGTGTCTGCGCCGGCGACGCGCCCCTTGACTTCGATGAAGCGCAGCCGGCCCGTGCCGGGCACGCGGCTTTCGATGTCGTAGCCAAGCTTGTCGAACTCGCGGTCCACGGGCTCGAAGCCCAGCCGCCGTTCGACGTCCATCACGATTGCGCGCGCCCGGGCGGCGGCGGCCTGCGTATCGGTGGGCACGGCGGGAACCGGTGCGGCACGCCCGGCCGCTTTGGCGAGCAGACCCATCGGCACGACGACGACCCCGCCCAGCACCACCGGCGGCAGCGCCGAGACCTGGGCCTCGCGGTCCAGTTCGGCGAGTCGCCGCTCGAGACGCGACTGCAGTTCGTCGGCCCGGCGGCGTGCCTCCTGCGAGTTGAGCCGCGCGCCGGCCTTGCCCGCCTGCTCCTGGAGCCTGAGCGCTTCGGCGCGGTGGTCCCAGTAGGCGATCTCCTTGGTGAGGCGGTCCTTGACCGCCGTGCGCGTCTTTTCGATCCATGCCAGGCGCCGTTCGCGCACTTCGCGCACGTGCTCGGGAACGACGCTGGCGATGGCATAGCTCTGTGCACGGGCTTCCAGCTCGCGCGTGATCCACGCCGCCTCGGGCCGGGCCAGCAGGGTCGCGGCGTCGGGCTCGTCGGCCGCCAGCGGGCGGTAGTCGAGGTAGGGCGCGTAGTTGAGGCGCCGCATGCGACCGTCGGCGTCCATCTCGACGTAGAGCACGCGGCGCGAGATGGTGCGCCGCTCGCCGGCAGCGGTGAGGCTCGCATCCTGAATGACGTGCTCGAGGAAGAAGAGCACGCGCGGGCTCGTGCCGGAATCGCGCTCGTCCACCAGCACCGTGCCCCGCTTCATCAGGTCGCGCTGGCGCTCGAGCGTCAAGTCCAGCACCGCGTCGAGCAGCGGGTGGCCGGGGCAGACGAACGCGGCGAGCGGCTGGCCCGGGGGCGCGATCAGATCCTTCTCGAAGACGATGCGCTCATAACGCGGGAGCACCGGATCGCCCGCGCCGATCTGGCGGTCGCGGTGGCGCACCGGCGCGGGCACGTGCGTGATCTCGTAGCGGCGTGGCTCACGCTCGCGCACGGTACCGCCCAGGCGCGTGAACGCCTCGAGAAAGAATGACTCGACGTAATGCGGCTGCAGGCGCCGCGCCTCGGCGCGCTCCATCTCTTCGCGCACGCGCGCCACGCGGCTTAAGTCCATCGCGTCGTGGGCCAGCGCGCGCTCTTCCAGCAGGTTCTGCATGTGCACACGGTCGACCGCGTGCTCGACGGCGCGCGTGAGGCGCGCGCGCACCTCGGGCCGGTCGCCATAGCGGATGGCTTCGATCATCAGCTCGCGCAGCGGCCGGCCCTCGAACTGCAGCTTGCCCAGCACGTCGAAGACCTGGCCGCCGAGCGCCTGGCGCGCTTCCTCGAGCTTCTCCAGCAGGCGCCGGTAGACGTCGCCCTCGCGCGTCTCCTCGGCGACGAGGTTCCACAGGTGGCAGACCTCGGTCTGGCCGATGCGGTGGATGCGGCCGAAGCGCTGCTCGATGCGGTTGGGGTTCCACGGCAG encodes the following:
- a CDS encoding DDE-type integrase/transposase/recombinase; protein product: MRRYIVTFIDPVSHFAFAVGLPSKHARYTARALDSGLSLLPHTPKVVLSDNGSEFEGDFAQLLKERGIKRWYTYPKTPKMNARRSLQPNDPRVLRGLPRGVALHRPYALQPQARRLAGRLRRRAPAPLLWPAISAILPPATSTRVPKVLDSSSVLVHRALAAALPQSGNDGGGAGRHSAR
- a CDS encoding DUF499 domain-containing protein; this translates as MTNHERVGKALELLKSGLGPFVGREVKSAIAANSLTPERVRSFIEDPLLANKPVEEWDVSALLKLMWEAWNEVFGRTLGRAERSLVQELRDWRNKWAHQEPFSSRDAERAMDSMVRLLTAVSAKEADEVDRMMMELRRLTIEEQVRGEKRKAGGSLIEAATGTLKPWREIVTPHADVASGRYQQAEFAADLWQVHLGEGSDEYREPAEFFRRTFLTESLKRLLVGAVERLSGKGGDPVVQLQTNFGGGKTHSMLALYHLFGGSAPGELAGVDEVMAAAGVTRLPTARRVVLVGNKISPGNPVTKPDGTVVRTLWGELAWQLGGQKAYARIAKDDENATSPGDALRELLREHGPCLILIDEWVAYARQLHDQSDLPAGSFETQFTFAQALTESAKLAGNCLLVISLPASDTQADDVEVGGLRGREALDRLRNVVGRVESSWRPASAEEGFEIVRRRLFEPLSGAEAFKQRDVTARAFADLYRAQAAEFPPECKSTDYEKRIQAAFPIHPEIFDRLYEDWSTLVKFQRTRGVLRLMAAVVHCLWEKGDRNPLILPSTIPLDDPRVQFELTRYLSDNWVPIIEKDVDGPSSLPLKIDGEVPNLGKLSATRRVARTIYLGSAPIAAAAHRGLEDRRVKLGCVMPGESPAVFGDALRRLAAAATYLYQDGPRFWYATQPTVTKLAEDRAEQLKRDPDKVHAELEARVRADLKKPGDFSRVHPLPRTGADVPDDLDARLVVLPPEHPYGKEEGNAAQLAAQAILESRGNTPRLYRNTLVFLAADKVRLQDLDEAVRRYLAWQSILEEKEALNLDPHQVRQAETQKQAADAAVTARLPETYQWLLVPEQKTPQAAVEWHALRLTGADALAVRASKKLRSEDLLITSLGSTILRKHLDEVPLWRGDHVAIRQLVEDFARYLYLPRLTGPEVLAQAMRDGVALPTWQSDTFAYAESFDEAGGRYRGLRGGQVVALGPGDAGLIVKPEVARRQLQAEVPAAPGADTVPPPGPEPGEQRPGDSKPTPVPPRLPRRFHGTVSLDPTRVGRDAGRIAEEVIAHLVGQPGAEVSVTLEIEAHFPDGASEQTVRTVTENSRTLKFKTHGFETD
- a CDS encoding nucleotidyltransferase domain-containing protein, producing the protein MHPSLNIDRGTLADFCRTHHILRLSLFGSQLTGTAGPHSDIDLDVRRKTATTAVPALAAQLETLLGAR
- a CDS encoding four helix bundle protein translates to MGKIESYRDLKVWQKGMELAEEVYRLAKVLPKTEEYRLTGQLLKAAASVPANIAEGHARGTRKDYANFVNIARGSLAETETLLLLAVRTGLLKENQAATALSVTGELGRMLTVLRQRLNADPL
- a CDS encoding ATP-binding protein, which encodes MLDRALGVMPVVVLLGARQTGKTTLVKAHPELADRPYLTLDDLAVRLQAEADPEALVARAPALVLDEVQRAADLLIAIKRAVDRDRPRRPGRFVLTGSANLLMLERIGESLAGRAVYVTLWPLTQGELAGQGRTGLWSELLAVPAVQWPEVLTQTPRAPADWREAVQRGGMPVPAHELSTPEQRTLWFSGYLQTYLERDLPNLRAVENLGDFRRLAQAACLRLGSLLNQAELGRDVGLAQPQVHRFLNVLEASFLALRLPAYAVNRTKRLIKAPKLYWGDTAFALYLSGETEPRGAHLENLVLLDLLAWRELETPRPEILYWRTAGGVEVDFVIETPKRLLPIEVKTAIRAVPADAKGLESFLDEYKGKCDGGLLLYGGDEVFPLTRRVLAAPWWRVL
- a CDS encoding DUF3883 domain-containing protein; amino-acid sequence: LPWNPNRIEQRFGRIHRIGQTEVCHLWNLVAEETREGDVYRRLLEKLEEARQALGGQVFDVLGKLQFEGRPLRELMIEAIRYGDRPEVRARLTRAVEHAVDRVHMQNLLEERALAHDAMDLSRVARVREEMERAEARRLQPHYVESFFLEAFTRLGGTVREREPRRYEITHVPAPVRHRDRQIGAGDPVLPRYERIVFEKDLIAPPGQPLAAFVCPGHPLLDAVLDLTLERQRDLMKRGTVLVDERDSGTSPRVLFFLEHVIQDASLTAAGERRTISRRVLYVEMDADGRMRRLNYAPYLDYRPLAADEPDAATLLARPEAAWITRELEARAQSYAIASVVPEHVREVRERRLAWIEKTRTAVKDRLTKEIAYWDHRAEALRLQEQAGKAGARLNSQEARRRADELQSRLERRLAELDREAQVSALPPVVLGGVVVVPMGLLAKAAGRAAPVPAVPTDTQAAAARARAIVMDVERRLGFEPVDREFDKLGYDIESRVPGTGRLRFIEVKGRVAGADTVTVTKNEILTSLNKPDDFILAIVEFLEDGNHRVRYLRRPFQREPDFGVTSVNYDFATLLARADEPG